The sequence TCGTCCGAGGCGTAGTCGTGCCGGTTGACCGACACGACTTCGGTTCCTCGTGAGACACGCTCCAGCACATCGGGTTCGGTGGCTACTCTCCAGCCGGAAGGTTCGACGAGTATGGTCCAGTCGTCTACTTTTACGGCGCCGACGTGCTCCGCTTCGCCGCCGGGTACCGCCAGGCATTCGCATACATACTCGTCCAGCTCATCGAAGGTCATCTCCTCAATCGTGTCCGGGTTCACACACAGACGGGTAAGCACTTCCCGGGGTGAGAGGTCTCGGATGAACGACACCCCGTAGATGTCGCCCAACCGACCGTCATCCCTGGAGAGCCAGTCGAAGCTCTTGAGGATGTCTGGCACTGTGACTCCCTTGATCGGTTGTGGGTCATCATGGCAGCCCTCTCTGACAAATCGATCATGCTCGATGAGTATTGATGGCAGGCCAGAGCACAGATGCGTGAGTGACGAACTGAGTGACAACTGCCCTGGACAGGGCCGGACGACGGTGGATCGCCGTGGACTGTATGCACAGGTGGGAGCGGGTAAAGCTCATGGTTCCGCCCCCACCCGCCTTGCCTGGGGGTCAAGGGGTCGCAGGTTCGAATCCTGTCGTCCTGACCAGGTTTTCACTGGTCGGCAAAGGTGTCACCCGAAAGGGTGACACCTTTTCTGTCGGAGGGCTTCGACGCGGCGACGAGGCAGCGCGCGAGACCTCCGGGACCTCCGGGCCTTGGTGAGGCGATCTCACCGGCGCACACCCGCACGGCTCAAGGGGATCACGGCCCTCGATCCGGAGGGAGCGATGCGGAGCAGAAGTTCACCCCCTGGCGTGCAACAGCCGATGTCCCACACGGGCCGGAGCAGTCAGAGGGCCCGGAACGGGCCGACGGCCTCGTTGACGACCCGGCCCGTCCCTGGGACGGCCCGGTCAGGCCACGGGGTGCGGTGCGGTGCGGGACTGAGCGGCCATCAGGTGGTCGATGAGCGCCAGCAGCACATCGCGGCCCGCCGCCCGGTCACGGGCGTCACAGAGCACCAGCGGCACCTGCGGATCGAGATCGAGCGCCCTGCGGATCTCCTCCTGTGTCCGGTCCCTGACACCATGGAAGCAGTTGACGCCGACGACGAAGGGGATGCCTCGGCTCTCGAAGAAGTCGATCGACGCGAAGCTCACATCCAGCCGGCGGGTGTCGACCAGGACGACCGCGCCCATCGCTCCGTTGACAAGGTCGTTCCACATGAACCAGAAGCGTTCCTGCCCGGGCGTGCCGAACAGGTAGAGCACGAGTTCACTGTTGATGGTGATGCGCCCGAAGTCCAGTGCGACGGTGGTGGTGGACTTGCCACTCACCCCCTCCAGATCGTCCACGCCGACGCTGGCATGGGTCAGGTACTCCTCGGTACGTAGTGGGGCGACTTCGCTCACCGCGCCGACCAGGGTCGTCTTCCCGACGCCGAAACCACCGGCGATAAGGATCTTCACTGCCAGGGGAGCGGCGTCCCCGTGGTCAGAGATTGCGTAATCCATCCCTCACCGCCTCAAGGATTGTCATACCGGGAATGCCGCCCGCCTGTGCGAAGGCCAGCGGTGGCCGGGCCCGCACCTGGTCGGCCTCGATCAGGTCGCCGATGAGGATCTTGGTCACTGACACCGGGAGGTTCAGCGCGGAGGCGACTTCGGCCACTGCCAGGGGCCGCTTGCACAGAGCGAGGATGGTGCGGTGCTCCGGCTGCATTCTCCGCAGGCCGTGTCCGGTCTCCGAGGAGACCGTGGAAATCGCCGTCACCAGGGTGATCAGCGTCAGGTCGTCCCGCTCGGGGGCGGTTCGTCCGCCGGTGATCGTATAGGGACGGACAAGGGACTCGTCGGCGTCATCGTCGTCGAAGCCCTCGGTCCAGTGCTTCATCCGTGTCTCCCCGCGTCATCGGCCTGCGGGGTACGCGCGTTGGTTCCCAGCTTCTGGCCGACCTGCTGGACCAGGGTGTGCATCGCGACGCTCATCAGTTCGGCGTCGACCTCCTGGGAGGCGACTACGGCCAGATGGGTGCCTCGGCCCGCAGCTGTGAGGAACAGCCACAGGTCGGCCATCTCGATGATGACCTGGTGGACCGGTCCGCCGCCGAAGAGCTGCCCGACACCGCGAGCCAGGCTCTGCTGGCCGGTGGCGATGGCGGCGAGGCGTTCGGCGTCCGCGCGTTCGATGGTCCGGGACCGGCTGATCACCAGTCCGTCGTCGGACAGCACGATGGCGTGCCGGGTGCCCGCGACCTGATCGACCAGGCCGTCCAGGAGCCAGTCCAGGTCTGTGTCGGTGGCGGTGGTTCGCTGCGTCATCTTCGATCTTCCGTCGTAGGGGAACCGGGCTCGGGGGATCCGTCCGGCCGGGGCTGGAAGGTGTCGTCACCGGTCCGGCGCCTGCGGGACTGCCTCTGGAACGCGCCGATCGTGGCACTGGATCGGCTGGGCTGGTCGCGTACGGCCCAGTCCTCCTGGTCGGTCTGTTCATCCCTGTCCGCCGGGACTTTGAGCTCGGTGACCAGGCTGGCC comes from Streptosporangium roseum DSM 43021 and encodes:
- a CDS encoding DUF6461 domain-containing protein; the protein is MPDILKSFDWLSRDDGRLGDIYGVSFIRDLSPREVLTRLCVNPDTIEEMTFDELDEYVCECLAVPGGEAEHVGAVKVDDWTILVEPSGWRVATEPDVLERVSRGTEVVSVNRHDYASDDFIHAIDGNVITRFEPLVPHLRSGSDPDRWVKQMRDVRLGRHTFDDPIPDDHIASAFALASIITGVNFSRNVLDMTFLSAAIDSD
- a CDS encoding GTP-binding protein; translated protein: MDYAISDHGDAAPLAVKILIAGGFGVGKTTLVGAVSEVAPLRTEEYLTHASVGVDDLEGVSGKSTTTVALDFGRITINSELVLYLFGTPGQERFWFMWNDLVNGAMGAVVLVDTRRLDVSFASIDFFESRGIPFVVGVNCFHGVRDRTQEEIRRALDLDPQVPLVLCDARDRAAGRDVLLALIDHLMAAQSRTAPHPVA
- a CDS encoding DUF742 domain-containing protein, whose product is MKHWTEGFDDDDADESLVRPYTITGGRTAPERDDLTLITLVTAISTVSSETGHGLRRMQPEHRTILALCKRPLAVAEVASALNLPVSVTKILIGDLIEADQVRARPPLAFAQAGGIPGMTILEAVRDGLRNL
- a CDS encoding roadblock/LC7 domain-containing protein; protein product: MTQRTTATDTDLDWLLDGLVDQVAGTRHAIVLSDDGLVISRSRTIERADAERLAAIATGQQSLARGVGQLFGGGPVHQVIIEMADLWLFLTAAGRGTHLAVVASQEVDAELMSVAMHTLVQQVGQKLGTNARTPQADDAGRHG